A stretch of Chionomys nivalis chromosome 2, mChiNiv1.1, whole genome shotgun sequence DNA encodes these proteins:
- the LOC130869349 gene encoding GTPase IMAP family member 9-like, producing the protein MAAHRNTEVRIILVGKTGNGKSATANTILGRRQFESKISAHAVTKTCQKASREWKGKNLVVVDTPGLFDTKKTMKATCTEISRCVLYSCPEPHAIILVLQLGRFTEEEQKTVSLIKSLFGEAAMRYMIVLFTRKDDLEDQSLEDFLGESNDKLNNVIAQCGKRRLAFNNKAAEAEREDQVEQLVGLIEQMVDRNGGSYFSEKIYENIDRRLRRCLRELEETYAQELNAEIKRIERECAHGSEEEKKKRMDSAKKNYDEKMENLKEKAEETILGYIYRKIHELLLEVWDKLRS; encoded by the coding sequence ATGGCCGCCCACAGAAACACCGAGGTGAGGATCATTCTGGTAGGAAAAACTGGGAACGGAAAGAGTGCCACAGCAAACACCATCCTCGGGAGACGTCAATTCGAGTCTAAGATTTCTGCCCACGCTGTTACCAAGACCTGCCAGAAGGCATCCAGGGAATGGAAGGGGAAAAACCTTGTTGTAGTTGACACCCCTGGGCTCTTTGACACCAAGAAGACCATGAAAGCCACATGTACAGAAATCAGCCGCTGTGTTCTCTACTCCTGCCCTGAGCCTCACGCCATCATCCTGGTTCTGCAGCTGGGCCGCTTCACGGAGGAAGAGCAGAAAACAGTCTCCCTGATCAAGAGTCTTTTTGGGGAGGCGGCCATGAGGTACATGATTGTCTTGTTTACTCGCAAAGATGACCTTGAGGACCAGAGCCTGGAAGACTTTTTAGGCGAGTCAAATGACAAGCTAAATAATGTCATCGCACAGTGTGGGAAACGCCGCCTGGCCTTTAATAACAAAGCGGCAGAGGCGGAGCGAGAAGATCAAGTAGAGCAGCTGGTAGGACTGATAGAGCAAATGGTGGACAGGAACGGGGGCTCTTACTTCTCTGAGAAGATATACGAGAACATAGACAGAAGGCTGAGACGATGTCTGAGGGAACTCGAGGAAACTTACGCTCAGGAACTCAATGCTGAAATCAAAAGAATAGAAAGGGAGTGTGCTCACGgatcagaagaagaaaagaagaaacgaATGGATTCTGCAAAGAAAAATTAtgatgagaaaatggaaaatctgaagGAAAAGGCTGAAGAGACTATACTTGGGTATATTTACAGGAAGATACATGAACTGCTTTTAGAAGTTTGGGACAAGTTGAGATCGTGA